A region of the Centropristis striata isolate RG_2023a ecotype Rhode Island chromosome 20, C.striata_1.0, whole genome shotgun sequence genome:
GTATGATTGCTTTCTTGCTGATCTTGCATGTGTGCATAGGGTGTTAGTCgcttaagttgttttttaagttaCCTCTTTAATTTAGTGCTGTGAATACTTCAAGAAAGATCTGTAATTCATTTTTACTCCTGACTTTTCTCTCTCTAGGTTTTGAGGTGATTCAGGTCACGGCCATAGATCTTGACGAGGAGAATAACGACAACTCAGATATCCGGTACCGTATTGTAAGTCAGGAACCAGGGATGCCCAATCCAAACATGTTTGCAATCAACCCTATAACTGGAGCTATCAGAGTCAACGGCGATGGGCTAGACAGAGAGGTAAGATTTTGTTGTTTCGTTTCTGCTCTAGCTAAGTCTGTAAGATGTGAAGCCTTCCATTTAATGAGTTCaactctgtgtctctgttctTACAGCAATTTCCCAAGTACACTCTGACGGTTGAAGCAGCGGACATGGTTGGAGAAGGGTTGAGGGGAGAAGCCAGAGTAATCCTTACTGTCTCAGACAGCAACGACAATGCTCCGACCTTCGATAAGTCCAACGTAAGTACAGCATACTAGTGGTCGGTACAAAAACGCAAGTTCGGGAAGCGGGGATGCAAAATAAGAGACTTGGGGGAGACCCATGGAGTTGCACAAGAACCCTTTTGTGGGCAGCCTCAGCTCTCACATAGTTTTAGAGACGCCGACGCaaactgtaagtgtgtgaagCCACCAGCCAATTCCAAGTCCTGCCAtacccgatccatgactctGCAACGGATTAACCTAGGAATTCATGGCTTATTTGTATCGATTGAGGTGGCTGCAACCGATGCAGCCGTGTCTCTCACTTGTTAAACCGAAAATCGGGTCACATCGGTTTATCGTTCACAgtacatatgtatatgtacgtatatgtagtgtgtgtgtatatatgtgtctCACTTAATACATTTCTTGTGTTTTCCCAGTATGTGGCAACagttaaagaaaacaaagtggATGCTCAGATCGTCGTGATGACTGTAAGCGATGGTGACGTGCCAAATTCCCCAGCCTGGAACGCCAAGTTCACTATTGTCAGTGGTGATACTGAAGGATTTTTCGCAGTgaaaacaggaagtaacaagAAGGAAGGAATCATTTCTACTGTCAAGGTAGGAAGTAAATAAAATCTCAAATCTGCCACAATATTATAAATCTGTGAGATTTGCCATTAAATATTTCTTGGCAACTTATTTTCATCTTATTAAATAACAATCTCTAAAGGAGGGAATTATGAGTGATAAGACACTTGTCTGATTAATTGTGCTTTTGCTTACCAGGGTCTCGACTTTGAAAAGAGCAAAAGCCACACACTTTTGGTTGCAGTGGAGAATGAGATTCCTTTTGCACTTGACCTGCCCACTGCCACTGCCACAGTGGTGGTGACCGTGGAGGATGTCAACGAAGCTCCAGTGTTTGATCCGATAACAAAGACGGTGTCGAAGCGAGAGGACCTTGCTGTCGACACTGACATAGTGCTGTACACCGCTTCTGACCCAGACACAGCGCGCAAACAAAAAGTCATGTAAGTTCAAACTCTTTTTATTGTATGCATGTATTTTGACAAAAGATTATCACTGCTCGAGAAAATtagaaaagatatatatacGCTTGGACTGTCAATCGATTAAAATATTAGGTAAAATATTAATCACAAATtatgtggcaaatctaggagaaaaaagtagcatatttatgagattaaaagtggcaaatctaggagaaaaaagtagcagatttatgagattaaaagtggcagatctacgagaaaaaaagttgcagatttgagattaaaagtggcaaatctggggGGGggaaaagtagcaaatttatgagattaaaagtggcaaagctaagagaaaaaaatatgaaaattatgagattaaagtggcaaatctaggagaacattttttgcagatttatgagattaaaagtggcaaatcaacaagaaaaaagttgcagatttgagattaaaagtggcaaatctgggagaaaaaagtagcaaatttatgagattaaagttgcaaatttaggagaaaaaagttgcagatttatgagattaaaagtggcaaatctacaagaaaaaaaagtcccagatttatgagattaaaagtggcaaatctacaagaaaaaagttgcagatttgacattaaaagtggcaaatctgggagaaaaaagtagcaaatttatgagattaaagttgcaaatttatgagaaaaaagttgcagatttatgagattaaaagtggcaaatctacaagaaaaaaaagtcccagatttatgagattaaaagtggcaaatctgggagaaaaaagtagcaaattaatgagattaaagtggcaaatctgggagaaaaaagtagcaaatttatgagattaaaattgGCAGATCTACgaggaaaactgttttttctcatatatttgcttcttttaatctcataaatctgctaatttctcatagatttgccacttttattctcACAAATCTGCGACTCTTTtttcctagatttgccacttttaactCAAAATATTACTCCCCTCCCCCTagtccgtattttttttttcatacttgcgGCCCTAATACACCATCGTAAGAGAGTATTCAgctcagataaaaaaaatgagcaTTAAATTACTGCCATCATAAACAGAATTGCATTTCaaacaaattatatttcaagCTTAAATTACCATGTCtaagcaaaaataaaatcattatatAGTAAATATTCGCTAAATGTTTTTTCCTGGTGGTCTGATCTGTGAATGTCTCATAGTGAAGCATATTTTTTGTAATCTGCTTGCTTGCATAGCATTTACATCTATCttatattttcttgtttatgtCCAGGTATAAGGTAATTAGAGACCCTGCCGGCTGGCTGAACGTGGCCAAAGACACAGGCCTGATTAAAGTTAAAACTCCGATGGACAGGGAGTCCCTCTTCGTCAAGGAAAACAAATACACAGCACTCATCGGTGCATACGACAATGGTAGGTGGGAGACGAGACTTACACTTTAACTCATCAGCTTTTCTTCTGCCCAAAAATATGGACTGTATCTTGTGTGTCACCTCACCAGATGAAATCCCGGCCACAGGAACTGGTACTCTGATAATCCATCTCGAAGATGTCAACGACAATCCGCCAACCATCGAGGAACGTAAAATCATGGTGCgtcttgtttgtgtgttgaGGAATTTGGCATGTTAGTCCAAAACTTGTGCATggtttgattttaaaatatatcacaCAAAAGCATCTGTCATTGTGTCTTCATAGGTTTGTAACAAGGAATCGGCTCCTCAACTGCTGACAGTAACGGATAAAGACGGACCGGACTTTGCTGCTCCATTCAGCGTCTCTTTACAGGGCAGCTCAAAGAGCAACTGGACTGCTATGATGAATGGTTCCAGTATGTACACTATTGATAAACTACTGAAAACACAAACTAATACCATCCATTCAAATAGGATAAAAACTCATTGGTTCACCAAATtttctctgctggtgttttgggcAGCAAAAAAGTTCATATCAGGTGCTGCATCTTTTTACAGGGTGTGGACTACACAATGTGAGCTCCACATAGTAATTAATTATTGTTCTGGTACAAGGTCAGACATTGCCTCTGTTAAGGTTTAGAGATAGTTTTCCCAGATTTGAATGCCTAGAGTCTTTAGTTTGTTGAGATGTTAAGGCACTTGTGTTTGACTTTGAGCCTTTCTGTGAAAATATTGATGGAATAAGACAAAAACATAAGCTCTTTAACCCTGCAGGAACTGTAGAGTGAGTATGTTTGCCTCAACTTTCCTCTTTGCTGCAGAAACGGGCATCATCCTGAGACTATTCTCTGAGTTGCCGAGCGGAGAATACACTGTGGTCCTGAGGGTTGCCGACAACGAGGGCCTGGAGCAGGACAGCACCGTTCAGGCCAAAGTGTGCGACTGCAAGGGAAAAGATGTGACCTGCAAAGACCTTGCAAAAGCTGCCAGCAGTCTGCCCCTCATCCTGGGAATACTAGGAGGCATCCTGTTGCTGCTCAGTAAGTGTGATATTTGACTTTAGTTATGTTATATGATGAGATGCATATAAATCTACGACGGGAAGGGGGTTAtatttagagagaaaaaaagggaaatctaggagaaaatgttgcagatttgagattaaaagtggcaaatttacaagaaataaagcacgaGATTTATAAGATTAGAAGGTGCAAATCTATTAGGAAAAAGCAGCAGATTTGAGATTAGAAGTGGCAAGTCTCGGGATAAAAaggagatttatgagattaaaaatggcaaatctaggaggaaaaaaagacagatttatgagattaaaaatggcaaatctaggagaaaaaagtggcagatttatgacaataaagtggcaaatctatgagaaagaAAGCAACAGATtgttgagattaaaagtggcaaatcttgggataaaaaggagatttatgagattacAAATGGCAAACCTAGGacaaaaagtggcagatttatgagattaaaaatggcaaatataGGAGAAAAATGttatagatttatgagattaaaattgGCAAATCTCCCTTAGTTTTTGTATTGACCTGTTTTGCTTTTTGATGTTCAGTGGATTTTGCCTCTCCCACTTTGATCTCTGGGGAATGGTTGGACTTGGTGGTGATGGATCTTGAGTGTTTTGTATTAAACTTTGTGCTCTGTATGTTCAGTgctggtgttgctgctgctgctgtttgcgAGACGCAGAAGAGTGGTGAAGACGGATCTTCTTTTGCCACCCGAGGATATCAGAGACAACATCTATCACTACGATGAAGAAGGAGGCGGGGAAGATGATCAGGTAAATTTGAGACTTTTGCTTCTTTCTCTACCTACAAAAATTGCTGGCTAACAAAGGAATTcttgttattatttacattatttatatttacaggaTTATTAACATTCTAAGCAACACATTGGCAGCATTTCAGTGTTTGAGTTTGCTTCGAAATAACTACTCTTTGATAAATgcagtggtgtaaaaagtacaatatttctggAATGTAGTCTAAAGTAACAAATGTAAACGAGTAAAACTACTTCAACCTCAGTTCAACATAGGTCAGTAAATCAGACCTTAATTAGGCCATTCAATATGTGATTCTGCATGCATTATGATAAATCTCTTAAACGTGTTGTTCATCAGGACTACGATCTGAGTGTTCTCCACCGCGGTCTGGACAACCGGCCCGAGGTGTTCAGGAACGACGTGGCACCGAACTTCATGCCGGCTCCTCAGTATCGACCTCGCCCTGCCAACCCGGAGGAAATCGGCAACTTCATCGATGATGTGAGTAAAACATTCAACATCTTGTAAAACAAGACTTCATACAAACATATTGAcacagggtctctgcaggtttcaacaagtcaaatttaagacttttttttttaaagaccgTATTGAATACaatttatttcaagataatgaaaaTTTTAGCGGAATAAcgtgatattatcaagttatttcatgataatgatattttcatgttataatgtaatatataatgttagcccgctagcccatatcaattacattgcagttaaacaaatcaagtcAATGAATGAtgcacgttttagttggtctcaaCAGCAcggagttggtcttggtcttggtaGCCCGCTAATGCTCGGCTATGACCGGCTGCTCACCTTAACACGCTATGATCGTTggctaacgctagcatgctatgatcgctGGCTAACGTTTGCACGCTATGATCGCTGGCTAACGCTAACACGCTATGATCgctggctaacattagcacgctatgattgctggctaacgttagcacgctatgatcgctGGCTAACGCTAACACGCTatgatcgccggctaacgttggCGCactatgatcggccgctaatgtaagcatgctatgatcgctggctaacgttagcacgctatgatcggccgctaacgctagcatgctatcCATCGcggctaacgctagcatgctatcCATCGCCGGCTAACACTAGCATGCTATAGATCGCCGGTTAACGCTAGCATGCTATAGATCGCcggctaacgctagcatgctatACATCGAcggctaacgctagcatgcCATCGATCGACGGCTAActttagcacgctatgatcagccgctaactCGTTATAACGtgattatcttgaaataacgtcataatatcacaagcgtgagGAGAATTTGTCTGTTTGCCCCAAAAAAACCTGAGGAGACGGAGAAGAGGAGAGTTTTGTACAGGATAGCGGAGGGTCAGTCGTTACACCAGAGTATTTGTATGGAAATACCTTCTTGactattttcattatggatGCCAATAGCaaccttgtgttgttgtgtacCAAAATTGCATGTTGTGTAAAAATAAGAACCTATATCTTGTGCTCCTTTCACAGAACCTGAAGGCAGCAGACAATGACCCGACAGCGCCCCCCTACGACTCCCTGCTGGTGTTCGACTACGAGGGAGGCGGCTCAGACGCGGgaagcctctcctctctgaacTCGTCGAGCAGCGGGGACCAGGACTACGACTGCCTCGGCGAGTGGGGGCCGCGCTTCAAGAAGCTGGCCGACATGTACGGAGGAGGAGAAGACGACATGCTGTAAACGTACCAAAAGAATAAAAGTTGTATATTGGTGGATGCACATTATGGCTGCGTGAGTGCTAGATTTGTGTAAGCATGAACTGATGAGTGACAGCAGCCCAAAAGGGAAAGTATCGTACAACCAAACAGCCACAGACCCACAGATGATTTATGTGTGGGGATTGAGGTTTATTGTCACTGCAGTCCTTTTAGTGGTTCACAGCCACTGCTCAGAAACTTCAGGATGAGTTTTATTAATGTATAAGTTCCCCATTTTGAGTGGTTAagctctgtctgcctgtctttcAGATCTTTGTTAAGTTCAACTAtgctctttgtttttctcttcactGAGTAATGGAGCCACATCAGTCTCAATGTTGATTTATGGATTTTTATATGCAGATATTTCAGCCTGTGCTGAAGCTTATACTGGTTGACACTGGATATGTACACAAGATGCTTGCAGTTGCACTCGtaacttttgtgtcattttggcaaTTTATGGTACTTTAaaatttttgtttctattttgtatGTAGAGTTTGTACTACTGCTTCATTTTAAATTCCAtggttttgtattttctgtttaaggAATGAAATTGCAAATGATCAAGGGGGATTTCAGGTAGCCAGCCAATAATAACGCCACATCACCCTCCGAGATGTTGGTCTACAAGTTATCaattaatgctttttaaaatgtttgtgttgacGTCCTTATCAAGTGTCAAACACTGTTTTGCAGTTACCTCCAATGGTACTTTATTGAGAATGCTTTGTGCtaatgttgaatttttttataaagttaTCTTATACAATAATGTGTTTGTGAATGGTTTctttcaacaaaaacaaaaatatgtaagtTATGTTATATAAGATGCATATAAATTTATGAcggtgtattagggccaagtagggagaaaaaaaggataCGGATATATATTTCgcgaaaaaagtggcaaatctaggagataAAAGaagcaaatttatgagataaagtggcaaatctaagagaaagtattagatttatgagaaaaaagtggcaaatctaggagaaaaaagaagcaaatttatgagaaagtggcaaatctaagagaaagtattagatttatgagaaaaaagtggcaaatctaggagaaaaaagcagatttatgaggaaaaaagtggcaaatttacaagaataatgtggcaaatctaagTGTccaacacttttttgcagttaCCTCCAATGGTAATTTATTGAGAATGCTTTGTACTaatgttgaatttttttgtgaatggtttattttatttcaacaaaaaaatattttagttatGTTATAAGATGCATATAAATCTACATCGGCGTATTAGGgtcaagtatgaaaaaaaatataaagatacGGACGCgtgggaggggggtaatattttgagaaaaaagtggcaaatctacgagaaaaaaaatagcagatttgagaaaaaagtggcaaatctacaagaaaaagtagccgatttatgagaaaagtggcaaatcaaggAGATAAAAGtcgtagatttatgagaaaaaagtggcaaatgtaggAGAAAACAGTAGCAgctttatgagattaaaagtggcacaTCTACGAATGTCGAACACTGTTTTGCAGTTACCTCCAATGGTACTTTATGGAGAATGCTTTGcaaatgttgaatttttttagAAAGTTATCCTATACAATAATGTGTTTGTGAATGGTTTCTTTTAtctaaaaaaccccaaaatattttatttattttatatgataaGATGCACATAAATCTTcaacggcatattagggccaagtatgaaaaaagtgtcaaatctaagAGAAAACAGCAGATTTATGACCTCGATTAATTTACCCCTAACCCTGGGGCACAGTGAGTCCTGCTGAAACATGCCTGATGCTTAATGTCTGCTTGTATTGTATTGAAAAGCTGAGGAAAAAATCTAGAAAGAAGTCTCTTGCAAGTGTTGGGTTTGTCTACATATTTAGGAATGACAACAGTATCTTCAGTTCCACCACTCTGCTTCAAGTCAAGTTTGTTTTATGTTGCACTGACAAGAAGATTTTAGAGCTAAATTGTTCCTAGAGTTGTCTTAATCACCATAGTGAGCTCTACTGGGCCAATAATCCTAGTTTAAAAGACACTTTCCTGGTATATATAACTTGGTTTATGTCCTTTGTCGCATAGTATCTATTATTTAATCTCAATCTTTAATCTTAATCTTTAATTTTAATCTCGTCTTTGGGCTCAACTAGCTGTACACAGTTGTCATTGTTTTTAACTGTAGTTATTTTGTCCAGTGAgttaaaaccatagactgtatataaataatagacgtactcaccgtgacgtcacccattggtttgtggactgcccgttggaagcctcgagttcagcgttatactcgtcgccaccttgtttccgatacgtggagcagaccatatttggactgtggcggagcgcgagggatctgacgacactgactacacgcatctctacaccggcaacctgactgagagaagccgctgctaattcatgttagcattaactggagcattaactgggatgttagttttggctagcaaaaaaacaaaaacaaaatgtatctttcttacctcagaaaactgaacagcgactccttggagtgtctgttagtccaaccaaacgctgaacaagacatttaatgaacaaaacgttcaaataaactgtcattaagtgaaaatacagtgtgaaagggtcaaagttatgagaccaaatcggtaaacgtctaAATCtaaataacgttatatataactttattgacacgtttccatggatacgcattgttctgcttctctcctggtgacggctcgccttgtcagtgacctgtcaatcaaaggtagccacgccccaaatcatactttaaaaccatagacatatatgtctatggttaaAACAGCCTCTACGTcaggggtctcacactcaaaATACCTGGGGCcccctggaggcagtatcaaaatgaccaaaaaaatacaaaaaattacaaaaaaaaagacacaaaatgaccaagaaaagacacaaaattacataaaaagaaacaaaatgactgaaaaaaacactaaattacttaaaaaatacacagaatcactaaaaaagacacaattattaaaaagagacacaaaatgacccaaaaagagacacaaaatgacccaaaaaagacacaaaatgaccaaaaaagacacaaaaatgaccaaaaaaagacacaaaattactaaatcagacacaaaatgaccaaaaagacaaaaaatgacagaaaaatacataaaatgaccaaaaaagacaaaattacaaaaaaaaaaagacactaaataattttttaaaaaggcagaaaatgacccaaaaagacacaaaatgaccaaaaaaggacacagaattaccaaaaaagacacaaaattaccaaaaaaagtaattaaagggagctttcacacacaacacggtaaagtgccattcatataaaactcacattaaactttcatatcaaggtgggggccacaaaatatcgtcacaagggccgcaattggcccgcgggccgtgagtttgagacccatgctctacgTTGTTACCTAGTTTAATTTGTCCCTGATTTGAtcacttattttcatttttagtcTTATATACTGGGATCATATGCACAACATTATGATCAGAATGTAATAGTGGCCTACACTTAGACAAATAACATGGATgatttacatgtttacatggTTCAGTTGGTAAATGAAGGTCCAACTCCCACATTACACAGTCATCTTGTCTTACCACGTAGAGCCCTCTGCAGGTAATAAAATGCCATTGCAGTGTGAAGGAGCAGGGGCATGTCACCAGgaggctgttttatttttaaataagggACTGTCCCTTGTTATACAGAGCAGGTGGCTCACCATTATATAGATGTGCTCTCTTGACTGTGGAATCACGTTATCCCAAATCTAGATGGAAATGTTCCTGTTCCTATGGAGTGTGGATGTTTACAACTCAGGACTTACAGTCATCTGTTGaggaaaaacatatatatatagtaaaaaaGCTCTTCAActtctaaattaattaaataagggtgatattattgttttattaacgGTTTCCAGGGTCAAGAATACACATTCAATCTCTacctatatatatttaaatttacataaaCAGGATGTCTTGAGCAAATTATGACTTTTGTGTCTTAGAAATAAAGGCAGAAGCAGCGTATCATAGTAACTAAACTATTAGGGGCTGTATGGGCCGTAATTCTTTCCTCTGAcatacacagttttacctctcacattaacatttttacctctcacattaagaattttacctctcacagaggtatttttttgtgtgaatttgagagttaaaagtgtgaatgtgagagataaaattgtgaatgtgagaggtatttattgtgaatgtgagatataaaattgtgaatgtgagaggtaaaattgtgaatgtgagaggtattttttgtgaatttgagagttaaaactgtgaatgtgagaggtatttttgtgaatgtgagaggtaaaactgtgaatgtgagaggtaaaactgaatgtgagaggtaaaactgtgaatgtgagaggtattttttgtgaatttgagagttaaaattgtgaatgtgagagataaaattgtgaatgtgagaggtgaaactGAATGTGATcctattttttgtgaatgtgagatgttttttgtgaatttgaggtaaaattgtgaatgtgagaggtatttttttgtgaatgtgagaggtaaaactgtgaatgtgagaggtattttttgtgaatgtgagagttaAAATTGTGACTGTGAgagttattttttgtgaatgtgagaggtaaaactgtgaatgtgagaggtaaaattgtgaatgtgagaggtacaattgtgaatgtgagaggtacaattgtgaatgtgagaggtacaattgtgaatgtgagaggtaaaattgtaaatgtgagaggtacaattgtgaatgtgacaggtacaattgttaatgtgagaggtattttttgtgaatgtgagaggtattatGACCTATACGGCCCCCCATACTAAACCGCTGCAAACTAAccatttttacctctttatttCTGTTCATTATGACAACTCAATGCTACGAGTCTGTTTTGGCATACTTTAACTGTATACATCATTATAAGAGACAGAGCAATAGTTGAATCAGTTAACTTTCtgtctgctcctctcctctgacTCTATCTGTAACAAGGCTACTCAGTGATATTTGCAGAGCTGTCCTGCCCACCAACCTTTGTTTCCAGTAAACTCATAATCTATTTATAGactgcacaagtgaaaaagtgaGGGACAGTGTTTGTGAAAGCTATTGGAGACACAGTGTTAAACTGCCACACTTATGGTGCATGATTGGCTCTCCTGAAGAGCACATCGTGATAACAGGATTAATATGATTTGCGTGGTCGGGGTCATCTGGCAGTAATGTTTGTCTGGATCACAGCAAGGTAAGCCGTTCTTTAACAGGGGCTCGTGTCTGGGGAGAACTGACAGGTTTTAAGTTCACAAATTCAGATCTtgtgtaatgtttttaactttttttttgcaccaatCTTTGCTACGCAGCAGATGATTCTGTAGTGTTTTCTGCTTTACAGTGCTCAGCTATCAGTGGCTAAACTGTATCATTTTGACCAAGTTTGTTCATGTTTGATGTGGCAAGCATatataaaagaccaaaaaaaaacagcattattgtattgtattgtaactTGACAGATCATTTTATAAATTTAGACACTAAACAGTTGTGAAAAGTTCAAACTTATacactaaatacatttttttttcttctcaactTTTAAGTTTAATCTCTAGTCATGgaaatattattagaccacccttgttttctccttgctttcttgttcattttaatgcctggtacaactaaatatatagacatttttcatggttttcttcaaaattattttggtttttatcaagaaaaccaaggaaaatgtctagatatcagctcttaaattaaactcttatcagctatttttgttatatttgtccaaacaaatgtacctttagttgtaccaggcattaaaatgaacaagaaattgaagaaaacaatggtccaataatttttccatgactgtataaaagaccaaaaaacagcagtattGAACAGCAGTATTGTAACTTGACGATTGTCGatttcatcaaaacataaattAGTTGTACAATATCAACTGCTGTGACACTAAACAGTTGTGAAAAGTTCAAAGTTGTacactaaatacatttttttaccctCAGATTTGAAGATTAATCTCTAGTCTGGCTGTATAATCTCTGTGAAGGTGCGTCAGGATTGTTTCATGTTACATGTGAACCTAAATACAAACAGCAGATATGATTAAGAGGACTATTAGTATAATTCAAAGGGTCCAGAGACATTTTTGTGCatattttgtgaatgtgagaggtatttttgtgaatgtgagaggtatttttttgaatgtcagaggtaaaattgtgaatgtgagatgtattttttttaatgtgagaggtattttttgtgaatgtgagaggtatttttttaatgtgaaaggtattttttgaatgtgtgaggtaaaattgtgaatgtgagaggtaaaattgtgaatgtgagaggaaaaGTGTGAATGCGAGAGGTattattgtgaatgtgagaggtatttttgtgaatgtgagaggaaaaGTGTGAATGCAAGAGGTattattgtgaatgtgagaggtaaaattgtgaatgtgagaggtattattgtgaatgtgagaggaaaagtgtgaatgtgagaggtattattgtgaatgtgagaggtattttttgtgaatgtgagaggtatttttgtgaatgtgagaggaaaaGTGTGAATGCGAGAGGTattattgtgaatgtgagaggtattttttgtgaatgtgagaggtattttttgtgaatgtgagatgtaaaatt
Encoded here:
- the LOC131993189 gene encoding B-cadherin-like, with translation MGTAPFAILAILIVVFQASALEPTEEPACVPGFKSDMLVFQVPRKHLAKNFRLGKVHFTDCTDRTRFLFKSDHSRFHVDHDGTLKVKIPTTMHEQQDFIVHTWDTQRHKFSVHVRVEHQRHHHGNHHQNAEHHHGHHHAHHDHDAQPDSATNTESTTDAPVPILVFPGHVDGLKRKKREWLIPKLRVPENYRGPYPLKVTQIGSDKDQVKKVFYSITGPGADQEPVGLFTMDRLSGILYLTQALDREKQAMYNLQAHTVTEGSGTAEEPIDILVHVIDQNDHSPTFTQDTFVGEVPEASKRGFEVIQVTAIDLDEENNDNSEIRYRIVSQEPEMPNPNMFAINPITGAIRVNGDGLDREKFPNYTLTVEAADMIGEGLRGEARVILTVSDSNDNATTFDKSKSTTDAPVPILVFPGPVDGLRRRKRDWVIPDLHVSENDRGPYPLKVSQIRSNEDKVKKVFYSITGPGADQEPVDLFTMDRLSGILYVTQPLDREKQATYNFQAHAVTEGSGTAEEPMDIVVKVIDQNDEKPRFTQDPFVGEVPEASKRGFEVIQVTAIDLDEENNDNSDIRYRIVSQEPGMPNPNMFAINPITGAIRVNGDGLDREQFPKYTLTVEAADMVGEGLRGEARVILTVSDSNDNAPTFDKSNYVATVKENKVDAQIVVMTVSDGDVPNSPAWNAKFTIVSGDTEGFFAVKTGSNKKEGIISTVKGLDFEKSKSHTLLVAVENEIPFALDLPTATATVVVTVEDVNEAPVFDPITKTVSKREDLAVDTDIVLYTASDPDTARKQKVMYKVIRDPAGWLNVAKDTGLIKVKTPMDRESLFVKENKYTALIGAYDNDEIPATGTGTLIIHLEDVNDNPPTIEERKIMVCNKESAPQLLTVTDKDGPDFAAPFSVSLQGSSKSNWTAMMNGSKTGIILRLFSELPSGEYTVVLRVADNEGLEQDSTVQAKVCDCKGKDVTCKDLAKAASSLPLILGILGGILLLLMLVLLLLLFARRRRVVKTDLLLPPEDIRDNIYHYDEEGGGEDDQDYDLSVLHRGLDNRPEVFRNDVAPNFMPAPQYRPRPANPEEIGNFIDDNLKAADNDPTAPPYDSLLVFDYEGGGSDAGSLSSLNSSSSGDQDYDCLGEWGPRFKKLADMYGGGEDDML